One part of the Chryseobacterium mulctrae genome encodes these proteins:
- a CDS encoding GNAT family N-acetyltransferase: MINGISSHILEKWLRAWTLSRQLPLPTKFKSGFKVDVGYEKQKTRYIFAELNDDFIQLTKTIKETWVFLKVCAAPEDLINVISDQWVIQPQGYMMNCSSPMNIQKITLPANYKADVKNYNSTTLIKVLTKEGELASIGRITIVEDLAIYDRISTEENHKRKGLATYLIAELEKIAVSQNVHENFLVATEQGRSLYQSLGWKVCSLYTSIVIPS; the protein is encoded by the coding sequence ATGATAAACGGTATTTCTTCACATATTTTAGAAAAGTGGCTTCGCGCCTGGACCTTGTCACGTCAATTGCCACTACCAACAAAATTTAAATCAGGTTTTAAAGTTGATGTCGGTTATGAGAAGCAAAAGACGCGGTATATATTTGCAGAGCTTAATGACGATTTTATACAACTTACAAAAACTATAAAAGAAACCTGGGTGTTCCTCAAAGTCTGCGCTGCTCCTGAGGATCTTATAAATGTAATCTCTGATCAATGGGTGATTCAACCACAAGGGTACATGATGAACTGTTCTTCACCAATGAATATTCAAAAAATTACCCTGCCTGCTAACTACAAGGCTGATGTTAAAAATTATAATTCAACTACCCTAATAAAAGTGCTGACGAAAGAAGGGGAATTGGCATCGATAGGTCGTATTACAATAGTAGAGGATTTAGCTATATACGATAGAATTTCTACTGAAGAAAATCACAAGCGAAAAGGTCTGGCAACGTATTTGATTGCGGAGCTTGAGAAAATTGCGGTATCACAAAATGTTCATGAAAATTTTTTGGTAGCAACAGAGCAAGGCAGATCACTTTACCAATCGTTAGGGTGGAAAGTTTGTAGTCTATATACATCAATTGTCATCCCATCTTAG
- a CDS encoding DUF2231 domain-containing protein, with the protein MISSTHLHAMVIHFPIALLLIGFFSDLIGIIFKKIFFKHTAFYLLILGTFGTIISYFSGDSAGEGMESGILGKAIEMHAEAALLTLWLAITTAILYTAVDVFRFTNKWIKLIRFLVFAILIGSVCRTAYLGGQLVYNHGAGVELALPNFNENESNSNPE; encoded by the coding sequence ATGATTAGTTCAACACATTTACATGCTATGGTCATCCATTTTCCCATTGCATTACTTCTTATTGGCTTTTTTAGTGATTTAATTGGTATTATATTTAAGAAAATATTTTTTAAGCATACTGCCTTTTACTTATTAATTTTGGGTACATTTGGTACAATAATTTCTTATTTTTCGGGTGATTCTGCAGGTGAAGGTATGGAAAGTGGCATATTAGGCAAAGCAATTGAAATGCACGCAGAAGCAGCACTTTTAACATTATGGCTTGCTATTACCACAGCTATTTTATATACTGCTGTTGATGTATTCAGATTTACTAACAAATGGATAAAACTCATCCGTTTTCTAGTATTTGCCATTTTAATTGGATCTGTTTGTCGTACCGCTTATTTAGGAGGACAGCTAGTTTACAATCACGGTGCAGGCGTAGAACTGGCATTACCTAATTTTAATGAAAATGAGAGCAATTCTAATCCAGAATAA
- a CDS encoding DUF3408 domain-containing protein, with protein MDSDKKNNEDNNIDEQYLMSIMAGNTKNESQSQELDSLKEKPATKQKIKSKKSLEITYAEQFLTHHTMTKRGDKSIYIRPEYHERLSRIIQIIAEDQIPLYAYLDNILAYHFETFEKEITDDFNNKYRPIF; from the coding sequence ATGGACAGTGATAAAAAGAACAATGAAGACAACAATATCGATGAACAATATCTGATGTCCATCATGGCGGGCAACACAAAGAATGAATCGCAGAGCCAGGAACTTGATTCCTTAAAGGAGAAGCCGGCGACGAAGCAAAAAATAAAAAGCAAAAAAAGTCTTGAAATCACCTACGCTGAGCAGTTTCTCACGCATCACACGATGACCAAGCGTGGTGATAAAAGTATTTATATTCGACCTGAATATCATGAAAGACTTTCACGGATCATCCAGATCATTGCCGAAGATCAGATCCCTTTATATGCTTATCTCGATAATATTTTGGCGTACCATTTTGAAACGTTTGAAAAAGAGATCACTGATGATTTCAACAACAAATACCGTCCAATCTTTTAA
- a CDS encoding RteC domain-containing protein — protein sequence MVTKAIFRKITKLHDDLELKINEVYDDDDDIVKVAEKSLLLIDESIRKLKEMISAHDFENIAEEVYFFKKLKPQFISKFIYLSAILELESHKPNAGNKAMKKYYEAEQEKLKSFYMEHAEFYGYHRREATYLDHKVFIRNSYDLKMKLSSGFYNFDSSFTTSHDHLVARFIASQQMDKYLKKQLEKLSNNDNTKTLSPLVWSASKVGLIELIYALYQMRCFNGGNIELSEVIKFAEKSLDTDLGNFHKTIFEIRNRKQGPTKFLHLVCEHLDQHFKNSEGE from the coding sequence ATGGTAACAAAAGCAATTTTTAGAAAGATCACAAAATTACATGACGATTTAGAGCTGAAGATCAATGAAGTATATGACGACGATGACGATATTGTGAAAGTCGCAGAGAAATCCTTACTGCTGATCGATGAATCCATCAGAAAGTTAAAAGAAATGATCTCAGCGCACGATTTTGAGAATATCGCTGAAGAGGTTTACTTTTTCAAGAAACTAAAACCACAATTTATCTCAAAGTTTATCTATTTATCTGCAATTTTAGAACTGGAATCCCATAAACCGAATGCAGGGAACAAGGCAATGAAAAAATACTACGAGGCAGAACAGGAAAAACTCAAAAGTTTTTACATGGAACATGCGGAATTTTATGGCTATCATCGAAGAGAGGCTACCTATCTCGACCATAAAGTCTTTATCAGAAATTCATACGACCTGAAAATGAAATTATCGTCAGGCTTCTACAATTTTGACAGCAGCTTTACCACTTCTCACGATCATCTGGTAGCCAGATTCATTGCCAGCCAACAAATGGACAAATACCTCAAAAAGCAGCTCGAGAAATTAAGTAATAATGACAACACTAAAACCTTGTCACCCCTGGTATGGTCTGCCTCCAAGGTTGGTTTGATCGAACTCATCTATGCTCTTTATCAGATGCGTTGTTTCAACGGAGGCAACATCGAGCTCAGTGAGGTCATTAAATTTGCAGAAAAATCCTTGGACACAGATTTAGGCAACTTCCACAAAACGATATTTGAGATCCGAAACCGAAAACAAGGTCCAACGAAGTTTTTGCATCTGGTCTGTGAACATCTCGATCAGCACTTCAAGAATTCAGAAGGAGAATAA
- a CDS encoding VIT1/CCC1 transporter family protein — protein MITIDNYLDNHYIHRSNWLRAAVLGANDGIISISSLAIGVAAASSTREPILLATIAGLVAGALSMAAGEYVSVSSQTDTEKADIEREIIELKEMPEQELQILAQIYEKRGLKKETALQVAIELTEKDALAAHIRDELGINEISQANPIQAALASGAAFTVGGVLPLLIILFAPVKGMEYWLYGSTIIFLVILGTMAAKTGGSNIPKAILRITIWGTIAMVLSALVGYIFGVKV, from the coding sequence ATGATAACAATCGACAACTATTTAGATAATCATTACATTCACCGAAGCAATTGGCTGCGAGCAGCTGTTTTGGGAGCAAATGACGGAATAATCTCCATTTCCAGCCTTGCAATAGGTGTTGCAGCAGCAAGTTCCACAAGAGAGCCAATCCTTTTAGCCACAATTGCCGGTTTAGTTGCAGGAGCTTTGTCTATGGCAGCAGGAGAATACGTTTCGGTAAGTTCACAAACCGACACAGAAAAAGCTGATATTGAAAGAGAAATTATAGAGCTAAAAGAAATGCCCGAACAAGAATTGCAAATATTGGCTCAAATTTATGAAAAGCGAGGTCTTAAAAAAGAAACCGCATTGCAAGTAGCAATAGAACTTACAGAAAAAGATGCATTAGCAGCACACATTAGAGATGAATTGGGCATTAATGAAATCAGCCAGGCAAATCCTATTCAGGCTGCGTTAGCATCGGGTGCAGCTTTTACAGTGGGCGGTGTTTTGCCGCTTTTGATCATACTTTTTGCTCCTGTAAAGGGAATGGAATATTGGCTTTATGGTTCTACCATAATTTTCCTTGTTATTTTAGGGACAATGGCAGCAAAAACAGGTGGTTCTAATATTCCAAAAGCTATTTTAAGAATTACCATTTGGGGAACTATTGCAATGGTTTTATCAGCTTTAGTGGGTTATATCTTTGGTGTTAAAGTATAA
- the mobC gene encoding conjugal transfer protein MobC has product MQGEDDLRGLAKIMAFMRTVSVILVVMHLYWYCYGFFEERGWTLNLVNKILQNFDRAAGLFSKPLYSKLFAVLLLSLSCLGTKGVKNEKITWNKIYVALGLGVLLFFFSIPLLKLSSDFVVPLYMLSTGSGYIFLMMAGVWMSRLLKHHLMDDVFNSENESFQQEIKLLYNEYSVNLPTKFYYQGKWHPGWINVVNPFRATIVLGTPGSGKSFAVVNNYIKQHIEKGFSMYIYDFKFDDLSTIAYNHLLNHSEGYSVKPKFYIINFDDPRKSHRCNPLNPNFMTDISDAYEAAYTIMLNLNRSWIQKQGDFFVESPIILLAAIIWFLKIYKGGIYCTFPHAIELLNKKYEDVFTILTSYSELENYLSPFMDAWQGGAQDQLQGQIASAKIPLSRMISPQLYWVMTGDDFALDINNPKEPKILCVGNNPDRQNIYSAALGLYNSRIVKLINKKGQLKSSVIIDELPTIYFRGLDNLIATARSNKVSVCLGFQDFSQLTRDYGDKESKVIQNTVGNIFSGQVVGETAKALSERFGKVLQKRQSISINRNDTSTSISTQLDSLIPASKISTLTQGFFVGAVSDNFDERIEQKIFHSEIVVDTVKLSELEKNYQPIPQIRSFVDEQGKDSMQAEITSNYKSVKADIVMIIGNEMERISNDPDLQHLINKN; this is encoded by the coding sequence ATGCAGGGAGAAGATGATTTAAGAGGACTTGCCAAAATAATGGCATTTATGAGAACGGTCAGTGTTATTTTGGTTGTGATGCATTTGTATTGGTATTGCTATGGCTTTTTTGAAGAACGCGGCTGGACTTTAAATCTTGTCAATAAGATCCTTCAAAACTTTGATCGGGCAGCAGGATTATTTAGCAAACCACTGTATTCAAAACTTTTTGCAGTGCTTTTGTTGAGCCTGAGTTGCCTTGGCACCAAAGGGGTGAAAAATGAAAAGATCACCTGGAACAAAATATATGTTGCTTTGGGTTTGGGTGTATTATTATTCTTTTTTAGCATACCCCTTTTAAAACTGTCATCGGACTTTGTGGTTCCCTTATATATGCTGTCAACTGGTTCGGGTTATATTTTCTTGATGATGGCTGGTGTGTGGATGAGCAGACTTCTGAAACATCATCTAATGGATGATGTATTCAACAGCGAAAATGAAAGCTTCCAACAGGAAATAAAACTTCTTTATAACGAATACTCTGTCAATCTACCAACTAAGTTTTATTATCAAGGGAAATGGCATCCTGGTTGGATCAATGTAGTGAATCCTTTTCGCGCTACCATTGTTCTGGGTACGCCTGGATCGGGAAAATCATTCGCTGTAGTCAACAACTATATAAAACAGCATATTGAAAAAGGATTTTCCATGTATATCTATGATTTTAAGTTCGATGACCTTTCTACCATTGCTTACAACCATCTGTTAAATCATTCAGAGGGATATTCGGTAAAACCTAAATTCTATATCATCAACTTTGACGATCCTAGAAAAAGCCATCGTTGCAATCCCCTAAACCCGAACTTTATGACGGATATTTCTGATGCTTATGAAGCAGCCTATACCATTATGCTGAATCTCAACAGAAGCTGGATACAAAAGCAGGGCGACTTTTTCGTGGAAAGCCCTATTATCCTTTTAGCTGCGATCATTTGGTTTCTGAAAATCTACAAAGGTGGGATATACTGTACGTTTCCACACGCCATTGAATTGCTGAACAAAAAATACGAGGATGTCTTTACGATTCTCACTTCTTACTCCGAATTGGAGAACTACCTCTCCCCTTTTATGGATGCCTGGCAGGGCGGTGCACAGGATCAGTTGCAGGGGCAGATCGCTTCGGCAAAAATCCCTTTGTCGCGGATGATCTCTCCGCAACTCTATTGGGTAATGACAGGGGATGACTTTGCGTTGGATATCAATAATCCGAAGGAACCGAAGATTTTGTGTGTAGGAAATAATCCTGACCGGCAGAATATATATTCAGCAGCTCTGGGACTTTACAACTCAAGGATTGTCAAACTGATCAATAAGAAAGGACAGCTAAAAAGCTCGGTCATAATTGATGAGCTCCCTACGATTTATTTCAGAGGATTGGATAATCTGATCGCAACCGCCAGAAGCAACAAGGTTTCTGTTTGTCTGGGATTTCAGGATTTTTCACAGTTGACCAGGGATTACGGCGATAAGGAAAGCAAAGTGATCCAAAACACCGTTGGGAATATTTTCAGCGGACAGGTGGTTGGAGAAACTGCAAAAGCCCTGTCAGAGAGATTTGGCAAGGTTTTGCAGAAAAGGCAAAGCATCTCCATCAATAGAAATGATACTTCAACATCCATTTCAACACAATTGGACAGCCTGATCCCGGCCTCTAAGATCTCGACTTTGACACAGGGATTTTTTGTCGGTGCCGTCTCAGATAATTTCGATGAAAGGATCGAACAGAAAATATTCCATTCAGAAATCGTCGTTGACACCGTTAAACTTTCTGAACTGGAAAAGAATTACCAACCCATACCTCAGATCCGCTCATTTGTCGACGAGCAGGGAAAAGACAGCATGCAGGCAGAAATTACATCAAACTATAAAAGTGTCAAAGCAGATATCGTGATGATCATCGGTAATGAAATGGAACGGATTTCAAATGACCCCGATCTGCAGCACCTCATTAATAAAAACTAA
- a CDS encoding ParA family protein, whose protein sequence is METKKQPVIIAFSTQKGGVGKSTFTALLASILHYRLGYQVAVFDCDFPQYSLIQMRERDLKTVMQNEILKKMAHKQFTTINKKAYPVFQSKTDTVLQEFEAYVDNSEVVPDIVFLDLPGTVNTAGILSTLANVHYIFSPITADRVVLESTLSFTDVLTNILMKKKHTEIKSIQLFWNQVDGREKTPLYENYNNVIKDLGLQLMETSITDSKRFRKEGETVAKTVFRSTLLPADPKLMILCRLDQFMEEFLRIVKL, encoded by the coding sequence ATGGAAACAAAAAAACAACCAGTCATTATCGCCTTTTCCACTCAAAAGGGAGGAGTGGGAAAAAGTACCTTCACGGCACTGTTGGCAAGTATCCTTCATTACCGATTAGGATATCAAGTCGCTGTGTTCGACTGTGACTTCCCACAGTACAGTTTAATACAGATGAGGGAGAGGGACCTTAAAACAGTGATGCAGAATGAGATACTAAAAAAAATGGCTCATAAGCAATTTACAACCATCAATAAAAAAGCCTATCCTGTTTTCCAGAGCAAGACCGATACGGTTTTGCAAGAGTTTGAAGCGTATGTTGATAATTCCGAAGTTGTGCCGGATATCGTTTTTCTGGATCTACCCGGAACAGTCAATACGGCTGGCATTTTGAGTACACTCGCCAATGTCCACTATATCTTTTCACCCATAACCGCGGATAGGGTTGTCCTTGAAAGTACCCTTAGTTTTACTGATGTCCTGACCAATATCCTGATGAAGAAAAAGCACACTGAGATCAAAAGCATACAGCTGTTCTGGAATCAGGTCGATGGTAGGGAGAAAACACCGCTGTATGAAAATTACAATAATGTGATCAAAGATCTGGGACTTCAATTGATGGAAACATCGATCACAGACAGTAAGAGATTTCGCAAAGAAGGGGAGACGGTCGCCAAAACCGTTTTCCGTTCGACATTACTGCCAGCAGATCCTAAGTTGATGATATTATGCAGGCTAGACCAATTTATGGAGGAGTTTTTAAGAATTGTAAAATTGTGA
- a CDS encoding rubrerythrin family protein yields the protein MKTIIFKTQKGRSIIINNKFAILASLVLVASLFLNSCKKSNENSNEMKPPAEAGTTNKESSEQKAISVERAKVKTVANMQEAFNGESNATARYAAFSKKAEEEGFKEIALLFKAASLAEKIHANNHKAVLEEMGVVVKTPTIDVKVQSTKENLEFAIKGEAYEAATMYPTFLKEANAAGNQLALMSLNYAYKTEKKHKELYVLALAALNGNKTNTLASTYFVCPTCGNTYETTAPKRCGISMTSGEKFIKINSL from the coding sequence ATGAAAACTATTATTTTTAAAACTCAAAAAGGTAGATCTATTATTATAAATAATAAATTTGCTATCCTAGCAAGTCTTGTTCTAGTTGCCTCTCTTTTTTTGAATTCTTGTAAAAAATCAAATGAGAATAGCAACGAAATGAAACCTCCAGCTGAAGCAGGTACCACAAATAAAGAATCCTCAGAGCAAAAAGCAATTTCTGTAGAACGGGCAAAGGTAAAAACAGTCGCCAATATGCAAGAAGCATTTAATGGTGAATCAAATGCAACCGCTCGATATGCTGCTTTTTCTAAAAAAGCGGAAGAAGAAGGATTTAAAGAAATTGCATTACTATTCAAAGCAGCATCTTTGGCTGAAAAAATACACGCTAACAATCACAAAGCGGTATTAGAAGAGATGGGAGTTGTAGTAAAAACACCAACTATTGACGTAAAGGTACAATCTACCAAAGAAAACTTAGAATTTGCCATAAAAGGAGAAGCTTATGAAGCAGCGACGATGTACCCCACATTTCTTAAAGAAGCAAATGCAGCGGGAAATCAATTGGCTTTAATGAGCTTGAATTATGCTTATAAAACCGAGAAAAAACATAAAGAACTTTATGTACTTGCATTGGCTGCACTAAACGGCAATAAAACAAACACTTTGGCTTCTACTTATTTTGTTTGCCCTACTTGTGGTAATACGTATGAAACAACAGCACCAAAACGCTGCGGAATTTCTATGACAAGTGGCGAGAAATTTATTAAAATCAATTCACTTTAA
- the mobA gene encoding conjugal transfer protein MobA, which translates to MSEHNGKPKKKTGRHPKADPAKIRYTISFNEVEHSRFLELFDQSGMNVKAHFITSCIFEKTIKTVKVDKGTTDFYMRLTSFHSQFRAVGVNYNQMVKLLYTNFSEKKAAALLYKLEKQTIEMVEIFKKVMQLIEEFDQKHLKNLE; encoded by the coding sequence ATGAGTGAACATAATGGTAAACCAAAGAAAAAGACAGGACGCCATCCGAAGGCAGATCCCGCCAAGATTCGATATACGATCTCATTTAATGAGGTGGAACATTCCCGCTTTCTTGAACTTTTTGACCAGTCAGGAATGAACGTAAAAGCGCATTTTATCACTTCGTGCATTTTTGAAAAGACGATCAAGACCGTGAAAGTCGACAAAGGAACAACTGATTTCTATATGCGATTGACCTCGTTTCACAGTCAATTTCGGGCTGTTGGAGTCAATTATAATCAGATGGTTAAACTGTTATACACTAATTTTTCAGAGAAAAAAGCAGCCGCTCTTCTTTATAAATTGGAGAAACAAACTATAGAAATGGTGGAGATTTTCAAAAAAGTGATGCAGTTGATAGAAGAATTTGATCAAAAACATTTGAAAAATCTAGAATAA
- a CDS encoding sensor histidine kinase, with protein sequence MIAIAVLTAIAFVVIYGVVYYTSYKHLDEDIIIEKNEIFANLDWDDDQIIMNKMPEWEEAEHSQIEVNPTFIQIVDLKGNTIFKSINLQDSHFLFNPKNKSTVFYNETINNQKIRQGQFPVFNNNHKIIGQLTIGVSQQESYNVLHNLLIVLILTYCAILSILYFIMSFVASKAIAPIHQLIDSASQIAYTNINSRLPLPENQDEIHQLATTINQLLNRLENSFYQQKQFTSDASHEMQTPLAAIKGIIEVLLRKPRTAEHYEVKMQEVLHQTNRLSQLHNQLLQLARLESSVLIANKEPVILHTAIGKSIENNESLLTKNSIHIHNNLPQEAIVSADILLLEMILDNLISNAIKYNKTDGNIYISYNSSDQILCVEDDGIGIEADKLPLLFNRFYRVDDSRNSQIPGNGIGLSIVKRLCEVQNIILTVNSVKDQGTSFCLQFIS encoded by the coding sequence TTGATCGCAATTGCTGTCTTGACCGCGATTGCTTTTGTCGTTATTTATGGTGTAGTATATTATACTTCTTACAAGCATTTAGATGAGGATATTATTATAGAAAAAAACGAAATTTTTGCTAATTTAGATTGGGACGATGACCAAATCATCATGAATAAAATGCCAGAATGGGAAGAAGCAGAACACAGTCAAATCGAAGTAAACCCTACATTTATACAAATAGTGGATTTGAAAGGGAACACTATTTTCAAATCTATCAATTTACAAGACAGTCACTTTCTTTTTAATCCAAAAAATAAATCAACGGTCTTTTATAACGAAACAATTAATAATCAAAAAATAAGACAAGGTCAATTTCCTGTATTTAATAATAATCATAAAATAATAGGACAATTAACAATTGGCGTTTCGCAGCAGGAATCCTACAATGTTTTACATAACTTATTGATAGTTTTAATTTTAACGTATTGTGCTATTCTATCCATTTTATATTTCATTATGTCTTTTGTGGCTTCAAAAGCTATTGCACCCATACATCAATTGATTGATTCAGCTTCACAAATTGCTTATACCAATATTAATTCCCGATTGCCATTACCCGAAAATCAAGATGAAATACACCAATTAGCAACTACCATAAATCAACTTTTGAACAGGTTAGAAAATAGTTTTTACCAGCAAAAACAATTTACATCAGATGCTTCTCACGAGATGCAAACCCCTTTGGCTGCAATAAAAGGAATTATAGAAGTACTTCTAAGAAAGCCACGAACTGCCGAACACTATGAAGTAAAAATGCAAGAAGTACTGCATCAAACCAATAGGTTATCACAATTACACAATCAATTGTTGCAACTTGCCCGTTTAGAATCCAGCGTTCTTATTGCGAATAAAGAACCTGTAATTCTACATACAGCCATTGGAAAAAGCATCGAAAATAACGAATCACTCCTCACAAAAAATAGCATACATATCCATAATAATCTTCCGCAAGAAGCTATCGTTTCTGCAGATATTCTTTTATTGGAAATGATTCTTGATAACCTCATTTCTAATGCCATAAAATACAACAAAACAGATGGGAATATTTACATTTCCTATAATTCTTCTGATCAAATTTTGTGCGTAGAAGATGATGGTATTGGAATAGAAGCGGATAAATTACCCTTACTATTCAATAGATTTTATAGAGTTGATGACTCCAGAAATTCTCAAATACCTGGAAACGGAATAGGTCTTTCCATTGTAAAAAGATTGTGTGAAGTACAAAACATCATACTTACCGTAAACAGCGTCAAAGATCAGGGCACCTCATTCTGTTTACAATTTATTTCCTAA
- a CDS encoding response regulator transcription factor yields the protein MRILLVEDEPSISGFLKEGLEEEGFAVDVADNGRVGLELALDLVNEYDILLLDWMLPGISGIEICRNVRKVNKRVPIIFLTAKDTVDDTVFGLETGANDYLKKPFAFEELLARIRVLMRNSTGEQSQFTFRDIAMDIDAHQVTKDGKEVILTQKEFGLLELLLRNKGKVCRRSRIMEKIWDIHFDKDTAVIDVFINGLRKKLDTDGKESIIQTIRGVGYRINDNE from the coding sequence ATGAGAATTTTACTAGTGGAAGATGAACCTTCAATCTCTGGCTTTTTAAAAGAAGGACTAGAAGAAGAAGGTTTTGCAGTAGATGTTGCTGATAACGGAAGAGTGGGTTTAGAATTAGCCCTAGATTTGGTAAATGAATATGATATTCTATTGCTAGATTGGATGCTTCCTGGTATAAGTGGAATAGAAATTTGTAGGAATGTTAGAAAAGTAAACAAGCGAGTGCCCATTATTTTTTTGACCGCAAAGGATACTGTAGATGATACTGTTTTTGGTTTAGAAACAGGTGCTAATGATTATTTGAAAAAGCCTTTTGCTTTTGAAGAATTACTTGCAAGAATAAGGGTATTGATGCGAAATAGTACAGGTGAACAATCCCAATTTACATTTCGAGATATTGCGATGGATATTGATGCACATCAAGTAACTAAAGACGGAAAAGAAGTTATACTCACCCAAAAAGAATTTGGGTTATTAGAATTATTGCTGCGTAACAAGGGAAAAGTATGCCGCCGCTCCAGGATTATGGAAAAAATATGGGACATTCATTTTGATAAAGACACTGCAGTTATCGATGTTTTCATCAATGGATTACGAAAAAAATTGGATACTGATGGTAAAGAATCTATCATTCAAACTATTAGAGGGGTTGGATATAGAATTAATGACAACGAATGA
- the mobB gene encoding conjugal transfer protein MobB: protein MIAKIGRSSNLFGTLSYNNSKIEQDKGEILMTNKMIETADGKYSVAQLARSFEPYLLANRNTEKHTLHISLNPDPKDKVSDEKFREIAEQYMNEMGYGDQPFIVFKHTDIDRSHIHIVSVCVDEDGKKISDQFEKIRSMKVCRELEKKFGLISAVEKQSQENQKIFRPINFKSGDIKSQIASVIRHLSSYYQFQSLGEFNALLSLFNITVEKVEGELQGQLKRGLLYFPLDDQGKKAGNPFKASLFGKNAGIDALEKHFTACKNKSNNQPLKQNLKRSIIEAHHSSKDEQAFKKKLKKEGIDTVVRKNDNGRIYGITFIDHHSKSVWNGSRLGKEFSANTFNDYWNDNIKADLTKDDQSPKASQSNNKENLPAEETHHLFDFLHTEKHGDSIFEALGGLLPETQGEDYEEQDFANQLKKKRKKNRSR from the coding sequence ATGATCGCAAAAATTGGAAGAAGCAGTAATCTTTTTGGCACATTGTCGTATAATAATTCAAAAATTGAACAGGATAAGGGAGAAATTCTGATGACCAATAAAATGATTGAAACAGCTGACGGGAAGTATTCTGTTGCTCAATTAGCGAGATCATTTGAACCTTACCTACTGGCAAACCGAAATACCGAAAAACATACGCTGCATATTTCCCTTAATCCTGATCCTAAAGACAAGGTCTCTGATGAAAAATTTCGAGAAATAGCTGAGCAGTATATGAATGAAATGGGTTATGGCGATCAGCCTTTCATCGTGTTCAAGCATACCGATATCGACCGCAGCCACATCCATATTGTTTCAGTTTGCGTTGATGAAGATGGAAAAAAGATATCCGATCAATTTGAAAAGATCCGTTCGATGAAAGTCTGCCGGGAACTGGAAAAAAAATTCGGTCTGATATCCGCAGTTGAGAAACAGTCTCAGGAAAATCAAAAGATCTTTCGACCGATTAATTTTAAATCTGGAGATATCAAAAGCCAGATTGCATCGGTAATACGACACCTATCCTCCTACTACCAATTTCAATCGTTAGGGGAATTTAATGCGCTGCTTTCACTATTTAATATTACTGTGGAGAAAGTGGAGGGAGAATTACAAGGCCAATTAAAAAGAGGATTGCTTTATTTTCCTTTAGATGACCAAGGAAAAAAAGCAGGAAATCCTTTTAAAGCATCTTTGTTCGGGAAAAATGCAGGAATCGATGCTCTCGAAAAACACTTCACTGCTTGTAAAAACAAAAGCAATAATCAACCGCTCAAACAAAATTTGAAAAGATCGATTATTGAAGCACATCATTCTTCGAAAGATGAGCAAGCATTTAAAAAGAAATTGAAAAAAGAGGGAATTGATACTGTTGTCCGTAAAAATGACAACGGCAGGATCTATGGAATAACTTTTATCGATCATCATTCTAAAAGCGTTTGGAACGGGTCACGCTTAGGCAAAGAGTTTTCTGCTAACACCTTTAATGATTATTGGAACGATAACATCAAAGCCGACCTTACAAAAGATGACCAGTCACCAAAAGCTTCACAGTCCAACAATAAGGAGAATTTGCCTGCTGAAGAAACGCATCATTTATTTGACTTCTTACATACTGAAAAACACGGAGATAGCATATTTGAAGCATTAGGTGGTTTACTTCCAGAAACACAAGGCGAAGATTATGAAGAACAGGATTTTGCAAACCAATTGAAGAAAAAAAGAAAGAAAAACAGATCACGTTGA